From Garra rufa chromosome 19, GarRuf1.0, whole genome shotgun sequence, the proteins below share one genomic window:
- the ppp2r2bb gene encoding protein phosphatase 2, regulatory subunit B, beta b, producing MDLMVEATPRRIFSNAHTYHINSISVNSDYETYMSTDDLRINLWNLEITNRSFNIVDIKPANMEELTEVITAAEFHPNQCNTFVYSSSKGSIRLCDMRTSALCDNHSKLFEEPEDPSNRSFFSEIISSISDVKFSHSGRYLMTRDYLTVKVWDINMESKPLETYQVHDYLRSKLCSLYENDCIFDKFECVWNGTDSVLMTGSYNNFFRMFDRNTKRDVTLEASRENSKPRAILKPRKVCVGGKRRKDEISVDSLDFSKKILHTAWHPNENIIAVAATNNLYIFQDKVN from the exons ATGGACTTGATGGTGGAGGCAACGCCACGTCGCATTTTCTCTAATGCTCACACCTACCACATTAACTCCATCTCGGTCAACAGTGATTATGAGACATACATGTCCACCGATGACCTGAGGATCAACCTATGGAATTTGGAGATCACAAACCGAAGCTTTA ATATTGTGGACATAAAGCCTGCCAACATGGAAGAATTGACCGAGGTGATCACAGCAGCTGAGTTTCACCCTAACCAGTGCAACACATTTGTCTACAGTAGCAGCAAGGGCTCCATTAGATTGTGCGACATGAGAACATCCGCACTTTGTGACAACCACTCTAAAT tatTTGAGGAACCAGAAGACCCCAGTAATCGCTCCTTCTTCTCAGAGATCATCTCCTCCATCTCCGATGTGAAATTTAGCCACAGTGGACGCTACCTGATGACCCGTGACTACCTCACAGTGAAGGTGTGGGACATCAACATGGAGAGCAAGCCTTTGGAAACTTACCAG GTCCATGACTACCTTAGGAGTAAGCTATGCTCACTCTACGAAAATGACTGCATCTTCGACAAGTTTGAATGTGTCTGGAATGGAACTGACAG CGTCCTAATGACTGGCTCCTACAACAATTTCTTCCGCATGTTCGATCGGAACACCAAACGCGACGTGACTCTGGAGGCCTCGCGGGAAAACAGCAAACCCAGAGCCATCCTCAAGCCCCGCAAAGTTTGTGTCGGTGGCAAGCGTCGTAAAGATGAAATCAGTGTAGACAGTCTGGACTTCAGCAAGAAGATCCTCCACACCGCATGGCACCCCAACGAGAACATCATCGCTGTGGCCGCCACCAACAACCTCTATATATTTCAGGACAAGGTCAACTAG